Sequence from the Aspergillus nidulans FGSC A4 chromosome III genome:
TGTAGATATGTATAAAAGTAAAACGCTACCCTCTGATTAAGTGCTGCAAGTCGCCGTGCCGCCTTCATCTATAAACATTCTGAGTTATGCACTTATTTTATGGATAGGAGGGACACCTACTCTTTATCATCTTCCCAACTGCCTGTAGAAGGCTGACGCCCATGACGGTGACTCCGAAGACGATGCACGCGTACGCGGGGATTTTCGCTTTTTGCGAGCCATTACTCAGCTTGATATAGCACAGCGGAGGAAAGATATAGGCCAACGAGGCTGCGCTTGTCGCCCCAATCAGTTCGAACACGGCGCCCAGGTCGCACGTTAGCAGTGCCATTGCTACGGATGTTAGTACCAGGGCAGATGTGAAGATTAAGTGCCGATTCATGTTGAAAGGCTCGTCAGGGAAATAGTAAGTCGTCATGACCTCACGACACACGAAGGCTTCAAGCGGTAACGTAGTGAGCATGTTGAGGCCAAAGCAACTATGCGAGTGTCAGCTCACTAATATTGGGCTTATTTTTAGGTAGATCTTGCTCTTACAGTCGCGCGATATTTATCAGAATATTATCGGACGGGAAATTATTAAGCACGTTGCCTTGTGTCTCGGACCCGAAGAATAGGAAGCCAGAGACACCCATGAGTAGGCACATTAAGAGCGATATCCCGGTCGAGTAGTGAGTGACCTTGGCAAACCGATCCAACGTTGGCTTTTTCAGTGAACCATAGATCAAGAGGCTATTGTGGTCTTGTTGAAAAGTCAGTTGTCTGAGTGCTATCCGGGGACTACCACGTACGGCAAACAAATGCTAAGCATAATTAGTACCAGGTTTTGAAATATGCAGGGGTGGCAACTGGACATACCAAAGGAAATAACCCCCACGGCTTGAAAAAAGCCGGTATTCAACAAGAGTAGGTTTTTCACGTCACCGCGCGAGTCTTGTGGAACTCGAAAGCCCTGAGTGACCACGGCAATAACAATGACTGCCATGCTAACCAAGGCCAAAGTTGATGCTTTCGCTAACTAACCAAGAGTCAGCGGTAGACATAGAACTATCAGTGGGTTCAAACCTTGGCGATGTCTCGATATAGGGATAGTGGGTATGAAATCCCCAGAACGAGGAGAACAATGATGGCCCGTCTATCAGTGAGGAGCCACAGGAATGACATTTCCCGCAGAGAGGGAAATAAAGAACTCAAAACGTGGGGTATGGTATCCCCAACAATGATGCAGAACGCAATCATACCACCAAACGCGAATGCCCACTGAGCAACGGAAATGGCGATAAGGCCTGACTTCCCAAAGCAATGCTGCATCGTTGCCTGGAAGGAATCCGCGCCACTCAGCTTAGAGTTGACCACTATCAAGCGAATAGTCCAATCGACTGTAACTGTGAGCGCAACCAAGAGGAGTATTCCCGTTACCATGCCCGATTGTCGCAGTGCATACGGTTGACCAATAATTCCCGCCCCGATAATGCTGTTAGCCATGTTCATGAACGCCATTCTCATGCcgctcctcggcctcgcGCTCTCCAGATGCTCTTCCGGAAAAAATTCCTCAGACGTGGCCAGCGTCACGCTCGGCGCCTCGATGTTCGTTAGGAGGGGAATCCGCTGTCCGGCGTGATGCCGCCCCGAGCGGCCCCTGTCAACGtagtcctcttcgtccagcCACAGTACGTCATCCGAATCGCGATTGACCCCATTGTCACGgctctcttcttcagaaTCATCTGCAATGTCGAATCTCACGCGATTTTGCGTCCGGGGCGGGCGGCGCTCTCTATCGGGGGGCGAAAACGAGGTAGGTCGCGACGGGGGTTCATCGGGTACTGAGCTGCTTATGTTTGGGTGCAGTGTGTCGTTGttctccttcttcgactCATCTGAAAGAAGGTGCTGCGATTCCACCTCGGCATGACCATTGGTTTCGGCCTGAGAATGTTGTTGTCTCTCATCACCGGGCATTGCTGGTTTTGAGTCTCTATAGCCATCATCTTGCATGAAACTGTTGGTCTAATGCGTGGTCAGTATACACGTGATAGCTCTCTATCGATAAGCCTGCTATCTCCACAGTATCGGATATTACCTACTCCTTCAGATGTACTCTGGCGAACTCAAAATCATTAGTAGGAGATTGCTGTCAATAAGAAATTGAATCATAGTTCACATACAATCAGCCTCTTGTATCACAGAATATGTGATAGTACGTAATTACAGGCAGTCTGTTTGTCAGCCCAAAGCCGCACCTGTTTAGCATCTCGACTTTATCAAATAAACCATAGCCCGTATATTTCCGCAAAATACAGCCCAGAATCTCTTTCATTAACAAACGGCACATTGATGCTCTTTCAGGATATTCAAAGGATAGTAGGGGACTTGAGTGTTGTGCTTAAATATCTTTTGGGCGGCTTCTCAAATCGCTTATCACAATCGAGTCCCCAGCTCCCTTCCACATCCGATTCTCGACGAAAGATGGCCGCTCGTTTCCCGCTATTTACAGCCTATAAGAAGCATATATCATGAGTTGTTCTAT
This genomic interval carries:
- a CDS encoding putative amino acid transporter (transcript_id=CADANIAT00006026); translation: MPGDERQQHSQAETNGHAEVESQHLLSDESKKENNDTLHPNISSSVPDEPPSRPTSFSPPDRERRPPRTQNRVRFDIADDSEEESRDNGVNRDSDDVLWLDEEDYVDRGRSGRHHAGQRIPLLTNIEAPSVTLATSEEFFPEEHLESARPRSGMRMAFMNMANSIIGAGIIGQPYALRQSGMVTGILLLVALTVTVDWTIRLIVVNSKLSGADSFQATMQHCFGKSGLIAISVAQWAFAFGGMIAFCIIVGDTIPHVLSSLFPSLREMSFLWLLTDRRAIIVLLVLGISYPLSLYRDIAKLAKASTLALVSMAVIVIAVVTQGFRVPQDSRGDVKNLLLLNTGFFQAVGVISFAFVCHHNSLLIYGSLKKPTLDRFAKVTHYSTGISLLMCLLMGVSGFLFFGSETQGNVLNNFPSDNILINIARLCFGLNMLTTLPLEAFVCREVMTTYYFPDEPFNMNRHLIFTSALVLTSVAMALLTCDLGAVFELIGATSAASLAYIFPPLCYIKLSNGSQKAKIPAYACIVFGVTVMGVSLLQAVGKMIKNEGGTATCST